The Hornefia porci genome contains the following window.
CGAAATCCAGATCCCGGAACCCTTCTTTGTCCACATCCCTGACCTCCGTCAGACGGATGACCAGTTCTTTTCCTTCGTCCAGCTTGACCTCACAGGTTTCGCCCTCACGCAGTCCGTGGAAGAACACATCGGAGCCCATCAGGGTGAAGTGCCCGTCCTTCTTTATACTCTTCTGGTACTCCTCGTAGACCTTCGGGTACATGGCGTAGCTGATGACCTCCCGGTCTGTTCCCTCCAGTCCGAAATAGTTCTGCAGCCCCGTGCGGATGTACTCGAAATCCTCCGGCTCCAGCAGTTCTCCCGGCCGTCTGGTAATCGGCTCTTTGTCCTTCAGAACAAGCTTCTGTAAATCCTTCGGGAATCCGCCCTCCGGCTGTCCCATCATTCCCTCGAAGAAAGCGACGATGGAATCGGGGAAGTCGATGCTCTTTCCCTTCTCCATAATGTTCTCCGGCGTCAGATCATTCTGTACCATGAAGATCGCCATGTCGCCGACCGCCTTGGAGGACGGCGTAACCTTGACGATATCGCCCAGCATATCGTTGACGCGCTTGTACATCTCCTTGACCTCGCGAAGCTTGTGTCCCAGTCCGAAGCTCTCCACCTGCGACTGCAGATTGGAGTACTGTCCGCCCGGAATCTCATATTTGTAGATCTCGGCGGAAGCCGTCTTCAGATCACTCTCAAAGGGCTGATACACCGGCCGCACATCCTGCCAGTAATCCGATATCTCCTGCAGTCTGTCCGCGTCGATTCCGGTCTCTCTGTCGGAAAATTCCAGTGCGGCGACGATAGAGTTCAACGCCGGCTGCGAGGTGAGGCCTGACATGCTGTTCACCGCGGCGTCAATGATATCCACTCCCGCATCTGCCGCCCGCAGGCAGGTCGCGACGCCGTTGCCGCTGGTATCGTGGGTATGCAGATGAACCGGCACGCCCACTTCCTCCTTCAGCGCCCGGACCAGCTTATACGCCGCCTCCGGCTTCAGCAGGCCGGACATATCCTTGATTCCGATAATGTGCGTTCCACGCTTCTCCAGCTCCTTTGCCATCCGGACATAGTACTGCAGATTATATTTGTCCCTGCTGGCGTCCATGATGTCGCCGGTATAGCACAGCGTCGCCTCTGCAATCTTGCCCTGATTCAGCACCTCGTCCAGCGCGATTTCCATTCCCGGAATCCAGTTCAGCGAATCGAAGATGCGGAACACGTCGATGCCGCCCTTCGCCGCCTGCTTCACGAACTCCCGGATGACATTGTCCGGGTAATTTTTGTACCCCACCGCGTTCGCGCCGCGGATCAGCATCTGGAACAGGATGTTCGGAATCTTCTCACGCAGCTCATCCAGCCGCTTCCACGGCGACTCCTTCAGGAATCTGTACGCCGTATCGAAGGTCGCGCCGCCCCACATTTCCAGAGAGAACGCGTCCTTCTCGTACAAAGCCACTGCCGGAGCGATCTTGGTCATATCGACGGTCCTCACCCGCGTCGCCATCAGGGACTGCTGCGCGTCCCGCATCGTAGTGTCGGTGACCAGCAGCTTCTTCTGATCCAGGATCCAGTTTTTCACAAATTCCGGTCCGTGTTTGTCCAGCAGCTGCTTGGTGCCGGACAGCTGATTGATCTGCGTCATCTTGATTTTCGGGAAAACCGGAACGTTGAACTCCGGCTTGTTCCCGTGGGTCTCGTTAACCACAATATTCCCGATGTAGCTGAGCACCTTCAGCTCGCGGTCCACCTTGGTGCTGATGTCCAGCAGCTCCGGATTCGCCGCGATAAAGCCCGTATCGCATCTTCCCGCGATGAAGTCCGGATGGTTCAGCACGTTCAGCAGGAATCCGATATTGGTTTTAACTCCTTTAATCTGGGTTTCCTTCAGTGCCCGGATGGCCTTCCGGCGCGTATCCTCGAAGGTGAGTGCGCTGGCCGTAATCTTAACCAGCAGACTGTCGTAATACGGGGTGACCACCGAACCGGTGAAGCCGTTTCCGCCGTCCAGACGGATTCCGAAGCCGGAAGCGCTCCGGTACAGCTCAATCGTGCCCGTATCCGGCGCGAATCCGTTGGCCGGATCCTCAGTGGTGATTCTGCACTGAATCGCCGCTCCCCGCACGTTCACATCGCTCTGCCCGCGAATCCCGATCTCATCGGAATCCAGGGTGTAGCCCTGCGCGATTTTAATCTGTGCCTGTACGATGTCGATTCCGGTCACGAGCTCCGTCACGGTATGCTCCACCTGAATTCTCGGGTTCATCTCGATGAAGTAATGATTGCCGTGCTTGTCCAGCAGGAACTCCACCGTCCCTGCGCTGCGGTAATTCACATGTCTGGCGATTTTCAACGCGTCTTCACAGATTGCCGCTCTCTGCTCTTCCGTCAGACACAGCGCCGGCGTGAACTCCACCACCTTCTGGTGTCTTCTCTGAATTGAGCAGTCGCGCTCGAACAGATGCACGATGTTGCCTTCCTTGTCTCCCAGAATCTGGACCTCGATGTGTTTAGGATTCTCCAGATATTTTTCGATGAAAATGTCGTCGTTTCCGAACGCCTTCGCCGCTTCGCTCTTCGCCGTTCGGTACTCATTGATGATATCCGCCTTGTCGCGAACCACCCGCATTCCCCGGCCACCGCCGCCGGCTGCCGCCTTCAGAATCACCGGGTATCCGCATTTGTCAGCGAATTCCACTGCCTCGTCCTCACTCCGGATCGCTGCCTCGACGCCCGGAATCGTCGGAACTCCTACTTCCTCCGCCACCAGCTTGGACTGGATCTTGTCACCCAGCTGGTTCATCATCTCCGCAGTCGGTCCGATAAACTCAATGCCCGCGTCCTCACAGGCCTGAGCGAAATCGGGGTTTTCCGACAGGAAACCGTATCCCGGGTGAATCGCATCGACGCCCTTCGCTCTGGCGATTTCAATGATTTCATCGATTCCCAGATAGGCGTCCACCGGTGATTTACCCTTGCCCAACTGATAGGACTCATCCGCCTTGGTCCGGAAAAGGGACGTGTTGTCCTCCTCCGAATAAATGGCGACCGTCCGGATCCCCAGTTCACTGCAGGCTCTGAAAATCCGGATCGCGATCTCGCCGCGGTTGGCGACCAGTACTCGCTTGAATCTCTTGATTTGCTTCATCTCTCGTTTCTCCTGTTCTCTAAAGATGCTGTTAAACTTTCCGTCTCTCCGTCTTACGGGCTGCCGGCGCTCTTCCTCTTCGCGTCACTGCGTCGGGTCCTGCCCGTTTTTCATAACCTCGATATGCGGATACGGGATGCGTATCCCCCGCCTGTCGAATTCTTTTTTGATTGCTTCTTCCATATAAATCAGGGCTTCGCTGCGGTTCTCGGTCCGGCACCAGACGCCGACATCAAACACCAGCCCCCGCTCGCCGTGCTGCTTCAGACATATCCAGGGCTCCGGGTCCTCCAGAAGCAGCGGCCCCTCGTGAACCACCTGACGGATGGCGTCCTTCGCCTGATCGATGTCCGAATCGTAGCTGATGATGAACTCCCCGCTCACGCGACGCAGCTCGCGCCTGGACGCGTTGATCACCATGGACGTCGTCACATTTCCGTTGGGAACAATGATATCCCGGTTGTCATAGGTATGCAGATGCGTCGTCAGCAGATCGATCCGGTCGACGATACCGGTGGTTCCGTTAATCTCGACCTCATCTCCCGCCACAAAAGGCTTTGTGAACAAAAGAATGATTCCGCCTGCCACGTTGCTCAGCGAGTCCCGCAGTGCCAGCGCCACCGCCACCCCCGCAGCGGCAAGCGCCGTCACCAGAGGCGCCATGTCCACACCCAGCTTGGACAGGATCGTCAGAACCAGCAGAATCCACAGGACAATGCCGGTTGTCCGCATGATCAGGGTGTGAACCGACCGGTCCAGGGCGGACCTTTCCAGCGCCTTTCTCTCAATGCGGCGGACGACCCGGATGATAATCCAACCGACGATCAGAATGAGCAGCGCCTCTCCGAATTTTTCCAGCAGCGCCAGTCCGTGTTCCGACGTGAAGATATTGCTGAAATTCATGAAAGGAACCTCCTATCTCCCCGCTCTGCGGCGATCCAGCTCGTGCAGGAGTTTCTTGCGCAGACGGATATCGTCCGGCGTAACCTCCACCAGCTCGTCGTCGGCGATAAACTCCAGCGCCTCCTCCAGCGTAAAGGTTCTCGGCGGCGACAGTTTGATCGTCTCATCGGATCCTGCCGCGCGCATATTGCTGACCTTCTTGGCCTTGCACGGGTTGACGTCCATATCGTCACTCCGGGAATTCATTCCTACTATCATTCCTTCATACACATGTGTTCCCGGCTCCACGAACATCTGAACCCGTTCGCCGATATTGAACAGAGCATACGGTGTGCAGTTTCCTTCCTCGATGGCGATGGCGACGCCGTTGGTCCGTCCGGGGATCTCTCCCTTATAGGGCTCGAAATCGAAGAACCGCCGCTCCATGCTTCCCTCTCCCCGGGTATCGTTGATGAACTCAGAGCGGTACCCCAGCAGTCCTCGTGTGGGCACGTGGTATTCCAGTCTGGAATACCCGTTTTCTCCGCTCATCTGCACCATCATTCCCTTCCGCTGATTCAGCTTGGAAATCACAGAGCCTGAATACTCATCCGGAACGTTGATGACGACCTCCTCCACCGGCTCCAGTTTCCGTCCGTTCTCATCCTTATGGAAAATAACCTCGGGCTTGGAAACCGCCAGTTCGTAGCCTTCCCTTCTCATATTTTCTATCAGAATCGACAGATGCAGCTCGCCTCTTCCGGAGACCTTGAAGCAGTCGGTCGAATCCGTGTCCTCCACCAGAAGTCCCACATTGACTTCAAGCTCTTTGTTCAGACGCTCCCGGATGTGGCGCGAGGTCACATATTTCCCCACTCTGCCGGCAAAGGGCGAGGTGTTGACCATGAAATTCATGGACAGGGTCGGTTCTTCAATGTGAATCATCTCCATCGGCTGCGGGTCAGAGGGATCGCAGATGGTTTCCCCGATGGAAATATCCGAGATTCCGGAGACCACAACGATGTCTCCGCACTCTGCCTGCGGCACGGCCATGCGTTTGAGGCCCCGGTAGACAAAGACCTGGTTGATTTTTTTGTTCTCGATAGATCCGTCTTCTCTGGCGACAGCGACAGTCTGTCCCTCCCGGATCACGCCCCTGGTAATCCTGCCGATGCCGAGTCTGCCGATGTAATCGTCATACGCCAGCGTGGAAACCTGAAGCTGCAGCGGCTCATCCCGCAGATCAGGATAAGGGGCACAGTGCTCCACAATCGTGTCGAACAGCGGCGTGATGTCCAGGCCGCCGATTCCTCTCGGCGTATGGCGGAGTTTTTTGTCGCCCTCACCGACCTCGATGCCTTTTACCTCCTCCGGATCGCGTACCGCGATTCCCTGACGGGCGATGCCGTAAAGGATCGGGAAGTCCAGCTGCTCATCATTGGCGTTCAGATCCATGAAGAGTTCATAGACCTCATCCACCACCTCGTCGATGCGGGCGTCCTTCTTATCGATTTTGTTGATCAGAAGAATCGGATTCAGCCCCTGCTCCAGCGACTTGCTCAGCACGAATCTCGTCTGGGGCATCGGTCCTTCGCTGGAGTCCACCAGCAGGATTACCGTGTCCACCGTCTTCATGATCCGTTCCACCTCAGATGAAAAGTCCGCATGTCCCGGAGTGTCCACGATGTTGATCTTGGTATCTCCGTGCATAATTGAACAGTTCTTGGAATAAATCGTGATTCCCCGCTCTCTCTCTATATCATCGCTGTCCATGACGCAGTCCACGACCTCCTCGTTCTCACGAAAAACGCCGCTCTGGTTCAGGAACGCGTCCACCAGCGTGGACTTCCCCGCATCTACATGGGCAATCACAGCGATATTGATTATTTTTTGTTTTTCTGCCATAAAATATAATCCCCTCCAGTGTGTAGGCTTAACAATTAATGTTACCATAATTTCAAAGCCAATTCAACACCCGGAAGGGATTTTCTCACACTCATCGGCAGCGCGATTTTCTCACGCTCTCCCGTGACTTTGCAGATAGCGGGCAAGAAAAATCTCGTCTTCGATTTCCAGACCTCTCTCGCCCGACAGACTCTCCAGATGATGACGGAACTCATGGCGAAGCACCTCCCGGATCCTCCGGGTCACCTGTTCCTCGTCAGCGTCCTCCATCATCCGGACAAATGAACCGTAATACAACGTGATTCCTCTCCCGAAGTTCGGCGAACGCGTATACTCTCCGAGGATGTACAGATCGTCCGCCACGCCCCTGGGATGTGGCCTGGCGTATTCCTGAACGATCACGCCGTTGTTCAGTTCCCGGAAAAAAGCCTCCGGGAGCTCATCCATCATATCTCCCGTGATCTCGCGGAAGCGCGCGAGGCTTACCATGCTCCGCCTCCGCCGCCTCCGAAACCGCCTCCGGAAAAGCCGCCTCCGCCGAAGCCTCCGCCGCCGTCACCGCCGATATCGCCCCAGCCTTCTGACGCAGCGTCCGCGACAGCCGAATCGAATTCGCCGGCGATTCCCCGGCCCCAGGAGTTCAGCATGCTCCCGTACCACAGCGGAGTCCACACAGAAGCGGTATCGTAGCTGTCGTACCATTCCGGCTGCGGAACCTTGATATCGGTGAATTTTTTCGCCCATCGGGTTGACATTCCCATGACATACGCATACGGCATGATATCGAAGAAGTATTCCGGATCCTGGTCGGACAGCATTTTCAGCCGGTCGTACTCCGCGTCCCGGATGAAGTCGCGGAAGCCCAGGATCCTGCCCTGCCACTCCGCGCTCTGCTTCGTGCGGGCCTTCATCAGCGCCACAAGGACATAGGACGCCGCGACGGACACGAGCACCGCCGCCGCGACCGGCATACTCCCCAGCCGGTCGAAGGCCAGCGCCGCCGCCAGCATCGCGCCGGCTCCGGTCAGGGCGATTCCCGCGGAAAAGCGGACGATATTGGAGCCTCTGGTCCGGGCGTCCTTGTGGTCAAAGGCGCTCATAATGCTTCCGATTCCGATGATCTGAATGATCAGCTCGATTACAATCCACAGAATGCTCGTGCCCGCGCCTGTTTCCATCCTGGACAGCTGAATCGCCGCAAGCGGCGGAACGACCAGAAGAGCCATCCCGATCCAGCGGCAGATTCCGGAAGCCTCCGTGAACAGCCTGTTTTCTTTCTTATCATAGTAACCGATCAGTTTATCCTTTGTCACCATCAGCGCATCGCCGAATCCGGCAGGCGGGTTCTGCATATCCGCCTCATCTCCCTCGGCAAACAGCTGATTGAACAGATATTTCACAAAGCTCTTTTCCTGTTCGTCAATCTCCCGGAGCTTTGTCACCCGGAAGGCATTACGTTCATACTCCCGGATCTTCAGATATCCCTTCGATGCGTAGTACATCAGAAGAGAGGAAATATCCGTCCCCTCCACATTTCCGTCGATGATGTACCCCAGCTCTGCCGGCGTCATATTGTCCGGCGGATAGAATTCCACCGTCCGGACCACCCTGGGATCCCGTCCGAACAGGAACCACAGGAGCAGGAGAATCAAAGGAATCAGCGCCAGCACACAGTAAAGCAGAATCCGGAAAATGTGCCGGCTGGCGGGATCCACCCAATAGCCCTGCGGCAGCGTCGCCTTGACCGTCACGCCGTAATGGCGCGGCAGACTGCTGCCCTGAATAGTGAGCGTGTTGCTCTTCTTATCCACTGTCCTGCTGAACATCGGATCCAGGCCGCCGACTGTCCGGTACGCTCCGCTGTAATAGCTGACCTTATCCCAGTCTATCGATTTCGGCATGGTCAGGGTCAGCTTCGTCTTTCCTATCGCGGTCACCCACTCAGTGGGAAGCAGATCCAGCGACAGGTAGTCCTCCTTTTCCGAGTCGTCCTCGTAGCAGACCAGATCGTAAGAAAGCGTATAGGTGTGCCTTCCGGTGATAACCTCGTCGGGGTCGCCGATCTTGATGTAACAGAAGGAATACTGACCGCCCAGACTGCTGTCGGAGCCGGATTCCATCTCATAATCCGACGAATCCTTACCGCTGTCGATATTTTTTATCTTATAGTATTTTTCCGGCACAGGGATGTACCGGGTTACGCCGTGATGCGCGGACTGATTGAAATTAACCCGGATGGTCTCCTTCACATGGATCACATGGTTCTCACTGACGGTCGCCCTGACATTGAATACCTCCGTTTCAAAGTCGTCCGATGCCGCGAACACGCAGTGCGCTGAGGACCAGAACACCGCAATCAGTGCCAGAAACAAAACAAAGGCTGCGATCCGCGGCCTTTTAAATGATACGCTATGCATTGAAATCCACCCTGACATTCCGGCGTTCCTCCTCGTTTTCCACCTCGAACATCGGTTTCCGGGTATAATGGAAAACGTTTGCGATGATGTTGCTCGGGAACATCTGGCATTTGTTGTTAAAAATCTTGACGACCGCGTTGTAGTACTTCCTGGAGTTCGCGATCTCATCCTCGATTCTCTGGAGCTGCGACTGCAGATCCATGAAATTCTGATTTGCCTTCAGATCCGGATACGCCTCCGAAATCGCGAAAAGAGATTTCAGCGTGCCGGACAGAATGTTCTCCGCCTGCGCTCGTTCCTCCACGGTCGACGCACTCTGCGCCATGTTGCGGGCCTCCACGACCTTCTGCAGTGTACCCGACTCATGAGCCGCATACCCCTTGACCGTCTCCACGAGATTCGGAATCAGATCGTATCTCTTCTTCATGTACACGTCCATGGTGGCAAACGCCTCTTCACAGTTGTTGTTCGCCCGGACAAAGCCGTTGTACGCCGCAATCAGCCACACCACAATGACGCCGACGATGACAGCGATAATAATACCAGCAATCATTCAACTACCTCCCTGTCTCCCAGTTGACCGGCTCCTGACCGGTGCTGACCAGGAATTCATTCGCTCTGGAAAAGTACCGCCCTCCGAAAAACCCGTTATAGGCCGACAGCGGACTGGGATGCGCTCCCGTGAGCACAAGATGTCTGCGGCTGGTGAGCAGAGGCCGTTTCGCCTTTGCGTTCCCTCCCCACAAAATAAATACCAGCGGTTTCTCCCGTTCGTTCAGCAGCTGGATGATCCGGTCTGTAAGAATCTCCCAGCCCCTGCCCTTGTGAGAGTTTGCCTGATGCTCCCTGACCGTGAGCACCGTATTCAGAAGAAGCACGCCGTCCTTCGCCCAGTTCACCAGGCTGCCGTTATCCCGGGGCGGCGGAGAGATTCCGAGATCCTCCTGCAGTTCCCTGAAAATATTCACCAGCGACGGCGGCTGGGGAACGCCCGGCATCACGGAAAAAGCCAGTCCGTGCGCCTGTCCCTCTTCATGATACGGATCCTGCCCCAGAATCACAACCTTCACATCATTGTACGACGTATATTTCAGCGCATTGAAAATATCGTACATATCCGGATAAATTCTGCGGCTGCGGTACTCCCGGATCAGAAACTGCCTCAGCTTCTGATAGTAATCCTTATCAAATTCTCCCTTCAGGACTTCATCCCATTCATTTCCAATACTAACCATGTCACAATTATACCTGAAAGACACATGAGATTCAAGAGAAATGCAGAACGGGGCGGCTCTTAAAGGCGGAACGCTTCGGACAGCGCGATGACCGCTTCGTTCTTTTTGTCAGAATCGATCGCCGCGGAAATCGAAATCTCCGAGGTCGTGATGTTATAATGCCGTATCCCGTTTTCCGCCAGCGTCGCAAAGGTTTTTCCGGCAACTCCCACATGGGTGGTCATACCCACGCCCACCAGCGAGACCAGGCAGATGTCTTCCTTTTTCATGACCTCCAGATTACAGAACCGGGAATTCCCGGCAAAGGCTTTGTCGATAACCTCGATATCTCCGCCGGAGCAGCTGAAGGACACCGCGCACGCATTTTCCGAATACGTCTGCTGTGAGATCACATCGACATTCACGCTGAGATCGCCCAGCATCTCAAACAATTCTGACACCGCGTCTCCGCTGGTGGCGATATCCCTGATGGTATAAATCACGATGTCATCCGACACGCTGATTCCACTGACCGCGGCTTCCTGCACAATCACACTTCTGTCCACAATGAATGTACCTCCAATCCTGTTTTCATTAAACGCCGGGCCCACAAAGACCTCGACGCCCAGTGTCTTCGCCAGCTCTATGGCTCCCGCCTCCAGATCCGTTTCGCCCAGCGCGGTCAGCTCCATCGCCTCTTCATAGCTTATTTTCGGAAACACGGTACGGCTCTCCGAAACCTTCGGATCCACGACATAAACGCCCTCAGCATTTCCGTAGAGCTCGCAGCCGCATTTCAGACCGCCCGCAACCGCCACGGCCGTCGCGGCGGAACCGTATCGTCCCAGCCGGTCCTCCATGCCGAAATCGCCGAAGCCCTGAAATCCGGGAACGACCGCAACCTCACCGGCAAGAAACGCGTGCTCAATCCGGTCCAGCATAATCTCATGCTTTCCCCGGTACCGGTCCACGATATCCAGAGACTGCCCCCGGATGTCCTCAACCACGCGGGCTCCGA
Protein-coding sequences here:
- a CDS encoding pyruvate carboxylase, producing the protein MKQIKRFKRVLVANRGEIAIRIFRACSELGIRTVAIYSEEDNTSLFRTKADESYQLGKGKSPVDAYLGIDEIIEIARAKGVDAIHPGYGFLSENPDFAQACEDAGIEFIGPTAEMMNQLGDKIQSKLVAEEVGVPTIPGVEAAIRSEDEAVEFADKCGYPVILKAAAGGGGRGMRVVRDKADIINEYRTAKSEAAKAFGNDDIFIEKYLENPKHIEVQILGDKEGNIVHLFERDCSIQRRHQKVVEFTPALCLTEEQRAAICEDALKIARHVNYRSAGTVEFLLDKHGNHYFIEMNPRIQVEHTVTELVTGIDIVQAQIKIAQGYTLDSDEIGIRGQSDVNVRGAAIQCRITTEDPANGFAPDTGTIELYRSASGFGIRLDGGNGFTGSVVTPYYDSLLVKITASALTFEDTRRKAIRALKETQIKGVKTNIGFLLNVLNHPDFIAGRCDTGFIAANPELLDISTKVDRELKVLSYIGNIVVNETHGNKPEFNVPVFPKIKMTQINQLSGTKQLLDKHGPEFVKNWILDQKKLLVTDTTMRDAQQSLMATRVRTVDMTKIAPAVALYEKDAFSLEMWGGATFDTAYRFLKESPWKRLDELREKIPNILFQMLIRGANAVGYKNYPDNVIREFVKQAAKGGIDVFRIFDSLNWIPGMEIALDEVLNQGKIAEATLCYTGDIMDASRDKYNLQYYVRMAKELEKRGTHIIGIKDMSGLLKPEAAYKLVRALKEEVGVPVHLHTHDTSGNGVATCLRAADAGVDIIDAAVNSMSGLTSQPALNSIVAALEFSDRETGIDADRLQEISDYWQDVRPVYQPFESDLKTASAEIYKYEIPGGQYSNLQSQVESFGLGHKLREVKEMYKRVNDMLGDIVKVTPSSKAVGDMAIFMVQNDLTPENIMEKGKSIDFPDSIVAFFEGMMGQPEGGFPKDLQKLVLKDKEPITRRPGELLEPEDFEYIRTGLQNYFGLEGTDREVISYAMYPKVYEEYQKSIKKDGHFTLMGSDVFFHGLREGETCEVKLDEGKELVIRLTEVRDVDKEGFRDLDFEVNGNRRVVRIKDNQVEAAVSSSSARYADEENPMEIGANIPGNIVKVLVNEGDTVADQQPIAVIEAMKMETNIIARTSGEVEKIFIKKGQQVKAGQLIALLK
- a CDS encoding mechanosensitive ion channel family protein; translation: MNFSNIFTSEHGLALLEKFGEALLILIVGWIIIRVVRRIERKALERSALDRSVHTLIMRTTGIVLWILLVLTILSKLGVDMAPLVTALAAAGVAVALALRDSLSNVAGGIILLFTKPFVAGDEVEINGTTGIVDRIDLLTTHLHTYDNRDIIVPNGNVTTSMVINASRRELRRVSGEFIISYDSDIDQAKDAIRQVVHEGPLLLEDPEPWICLKQHGERGLVFDVGVWCRTENRSEALIYMEEAIKKEFDRRGIRIPYPHIEVMKNGQDPTQ
- the typA gene encoding translational GTPase TypA, with the translated sequence MAEKQKIINIAVIAHVDAGKSTLVDAFLNQSGVFRENEEVVDCVMDSDDIERERGITIYSKNCSIMHGDTKINIVDTPGHADFSSEVERIMKTVDTVILLVDSSEGPMPQTRFVLSKSLEQGLNPILLINKIDKKDARIDEVVDEVYELFMDLNANDEQLDFPILYGIARQGIAVRDPEEVKGIEVGEGDKKLRHTPRGIGGLDITPLFDTIVEHCAPYPDLRDEPLQLQVSTLAYDDYIGRLGIGRITRGVIREGQTVAVAREDGSIENKKINQVFVYRGLKRMAVPQAECGDIVVVSGISDISIGETICDPSDPQPMEMIHIEEPTLSMNFMVNTSPFAGRVGKYVTSRHIRERLNKELEVNVGLLVEDTDSTDCFKVSGRGELHLSILIENMRREGYELAVSKPEVIFHKDENGRKLEPVEEVVINVPDEYSGSVISKLNQRKGMMVQMSGENGYSRLEYHVPTRGLLGYRSEFINDTRGEGSMERRFFDFEPYKGEIPGRTNGVAIAIEEGNCTPYALFNIGERVQMFVEPGTHVYEGMIVGMNSRSDDMDVNPCKAKKVSNMRAAGSDETIKLSPPRTFTLEEALEFIADDELVEVTPDDIRLRKKLLHELDRRRAGR
- a CDS encoding metallopeptidase family protein, with translation MVSLARFREITGDMMDELPEAFFRELNNGVIVQEYARPHPRGVADDLYILGEYTRSPNFGRGITLYYGSFVRMMEDADEEQVTRRIREVLRHEFRHHLESLSGERGLEIEDEIFLARYLQSHGRA
- a CDS encoding DUF2207 domain-containing protein — its product is MSGWISMHSVSFKRPRIAAFVLFLALIAVFWSSAHCVFAASDDFETEVFNVRATVSENHVIHVKETIRVNFNQSAHHGVTRYIPVPEKYYKIKNIDSGKDSSDYEMESGSDSSLGGQYSFCYIKIGDPDEVITGRHTYTLSYDLVCYEDDSEKEDYLSLDLLPTEWVTAIGKTKLTLTMPKSIDWDKVSYYSGAYRTVGGLDPMFSRTVDKKSNTLTIQGSSLPRHYGVTVKATLPQGYWVDPASRHIFRILLYCVLALIPLILLLLWFLFGRDPRVVRTVEFYPPDNMTPAELGYIIDGNVEGTDISSLLMYYASKGYLKIREYERNAFRVTKLREIDEQEKSFVKYLFNQLFAEGDEADMQNPPAGFGDALMVTKDKLIGYYDKKENRLFTEASGICRWIGMALLVVPPLAAIQLSRMETGAGTSILWIVIELIIQIIGIGSIMSAFDHKDARTRGSNIVRFSAGIALTGAGAMLAAALAFDRLGSMPVAAAVLVSVAASYVLVALMKARTKQSAEWQGRILGFRDFIRDAEYDRLKMLSDQDPEYFFDIMPYAYVMGMSTRWAKKFTDIKVPQPEWYDSYDTASVWTPLWYGSMLNSWGRGIAGEFDSAVADAASEGWGDIGGDGGGGFGGGGFSGGGFGGGGGGAW
- a CDS encoding LemA family protein yields the protein MIAGIIIAVIVGVIVVWLIAAYNGFVRANNNCEEAFATMDVYMKKRYDLIPNLVETVKGYAAHESGTLQKVVEARNMAQSASTVEERAQAENILSGTLKSLFAISEAYPDLKANQNFMDLQSQLQRIEDEIANSRKYYNAVVKIFNNKCQMFPSNIIANVFHYTRKPMFEVENEEERRNVRVDFNA
- a CDS encoding uracil-DNA glycosylase; translated protein: MVSIGNEWDEVLKGEFDKDYYQKLRQFLIREYRSRRIYPDMYDIFNALKYTSYNDVKVVILGQDPYHEEGQAHGLAFSVMPGVPQPPSLVNIFRELQEDLGISPPPRDNGSLVNWAKDGVLLLNTVLTVREHQANSHKGRGWEILTDRIIQLLNEREKPLVFILWGGNAKAKRPLLTSRRHLVLTGAHPSPLSAYNGFFGGRYFSRANEFLVSTGQEPVNWETGR
- a CDS encoding ACT domain-containing protein; its protein translation is MNLVQKYGGKYLRNMEDLNRIADHVAEYRSRVDGLVLVMASMHEIAEQTLKRAETFGEDISRDKLDALFSAAELQTAALMACALEKRGVGARVVEDIRGQSLDIVDRYRGKHEIMLDRIEHAFLAGEVAVVPGFQGFGDFGMEDRLGRYGSAATAVAVAGGLKCGCELYGNAEGVYVVDPKVSESRTVFPKISYEEAMELTALGETDLEAGAIELAKTLGVEVFVGPAFNENRIGGTFIVDRSVIVQEAAVSGISVSDDIVIYTIRDIATSGDAVSELFEMLGDLSVNVDVISQQTYSENACAVSFSCSGGDIEVIDKAFAGNSRFCNLEVMKKEDICLVSLVGVGMTTHVGVAGKTFATLAENGIRHYNITTSEISISAAIDSDKKNEAVIALSEAFRL